In Luteitalea sp. TBR-22, one genomic interval encodes:
- a CDS encoding glutamate synthase subunit beta, protein MGKPTGFLELTRETPTRRPVDQRVKDWEEVYEPFPVASLRAQASRCMDCGIPFCHQGCPLGNLIPDWNDLIYRDRWKEAAARLHATNNFPEFTGRLCPAPCEAACVLGINDLPVTIKQVEVSIIDHAFEQGWVVPEPAPVRTGKKVAVVGSGPAGLAAAQQLARQGHDVVLFERADRIGGLLRYGIPDFKMHRRLLDRRLEQMQAEGVEFRTSADVGGDISGEQLRKDFDAVCLAVGATQPRALTVPGADLKGVAMAMTYLERQNRIIAGDDVAADPFLDAAGKRVIILGGGDTGADCLGTAHRQGAASVKQFEIAARPPDSRSPADPWPQWPNIYRVSAAHEEGGERDYAIMTTKLEGENGVLKRLHAVRVEMVKKDNGQIAFEPIAGTEFTEDVDLVFLAMGFTGPEPLPVFQQLGVECDAAGRVKADPVTRQTTVPGVFVAGDARRGASLIVWAIAEGRQAAEQIGKYLENR, encoded by the coding sequence ATGGGCAAGCCGACGGGGTTCCTCGAACTCACGCGCGAGACGCCGACGCGGCGTCCGGTCGACCAGCGGGTCAAGGACTGGGAAGAGGTGTACGAGCCCTTCCCGGTGGCGTCGCTGCGCGCGCAGGCCAGCCGCTGCATGGACTGCGGCATCCCGTTCTGCCACCAGGGCTGCCCGCTCGGCAACCTGATCCCGGACTGGAACGACCTGATCTACCGCGACCGGTGGAAGGAGGCGGCCGCGCGCCTGCACGCCACCAACAACTTCCCCGAGTTCACCGGACGCCTGTGCCCCGCGCCCTGCGAGGCGGCCTGCGTGCTCGGCATCAACGACCTGCCCGTCACCATCAAGCAGGTCGAGGTGTCGATCATCGACCACGCCTTCGAGCAGGGCTGGGTCGTGCCCGAGCCGGCGCCGGTTCGCACCGGCAAGAAGGTGGCGGTGGTCGGCTCCGGTCCCGCCGGCCTGGCCGCCGCGCAGCAACTCGCGCGACAAGGGCATGACGTCGTGCTGTTCGAGCGCGCCGACCGCATCGGCGGCCTGCTCCGCTACGGCATCCCCGATTTCAAGATGCACCGTCGCCTGCTCGATCGGCGGCTGGAGCAGATGCAGGCCGAGGGCGTGGAGTTCCGCACCAGCGCCGACGTCGGCGGCGACATCTCGGGCGAGCAACTGCGCAAGGACTTCGATGCAGTGTGCCTGGCGGTCGGGGCGACCCAACCGCGCGCGCTCACCGTGCCCGGCGCCGACCTGAAGGGCGTCGCCATGGCGATGACCTACCTCGAGCGCCAGAACCGCATCATCGCCGGCGACGACGTCGCAGCGGATCCGTTCCTCGACGCCGCGGGCAAGCGCGTGATCATCCTCGGTGGCGGCGACACCGGCGCCGACTGCCTCGGCACGGCGCATCGGCAGGGCGCCGCGAGCGTCAAGCAGTTCGAGATCGCGGCCCGGCCACCCGACAGCCGCAGCCCCGCCGACCCCTGGCCCCAGTGGCCCAACATCTACCGCGTGTCGGCCGCGCACGAGGAGGGTGGCGAGCGCGACTACGCCATCATGACCACGAAGCTCGAGGGCGAGAACGGCGTGCTGAAGCGCCTGCACGCGGTCCGCGTCGAGATGGTGAAGAAGGACAACGGGCAGATCGCCTTCGAGCCGATTGCCGGCACCGAGTTCACCGAGGACGTCGACCTGGTCTTCCTCGCGATGGGGTTCACCGGCCCGGAGCCGTTGCCCGTCTTCCAGCAACTCGGCGTCGAGTGCGACGCCGCCGGCCGCGTCAAGGCCGATCCGGTCACGCGCCAGACCACCGTGCCCGGCGTATTCGTCGCCGGCGACGCACGCCGCGGCGCGTCACTCATCGTGTGGGCGATTGCCGAGGGACGGCAGGCGGCGGAGCAGATCGGCAAGTACCTCGAGAACCGCTAG
- a CDS encoding HD domain-containing phosphohydrolase, with protein sequence MADFSWPEACILAVDDQVQNVNIIDRLLRRAGFSRVVTTTQPEHARPLFAEHKPDLVLLDLHMPGLDGFGVLDELAPLLPADGYLPIVFITADADTHLKKRALSMGAKDFVNKPFDATEIVLRIRNLLEARYLYLALQAQNEVLEARVQERTEELEQAQLEILNRLSRAADFRDDDTMQHTERVGRLSAALARELGMEEQEVALLRLAAPLHDLGKIAVPDSILLKGGGLSDDEFGVVKTHTTIGARLLSGSTHPLLQMAEEIARTHHEQWDGSGYLQGLQGDAIPLVSRIVAVADVFDALTHARTYKKSWPLSEVLEELNRQKGRQFDPAVVDALLRIVNRGEVTVE encoded by the coding sequence ATGGCCGACTTCTCGTGGCCCGAGGCCTGCATCCTCGCGGTCGACGACCAGGTCCAGAACGTCAACATCATCGACCGGCTCCTCCGCCGCGCCGGGTTCTCGCGCGTCGTCACGACGACGCAGCCGGAGCACGCCCGGCCGCTCTTCGCGGAACACAAGCCCGACCTGGTCCTGCTCGACCTGCACATGCCCGGCCTCGACGGGTTCGGCGTCCTCGATGAACTGGCGCCGCTGCTCCCCGCGGATGGCTACCTGCCGATCGTGTTCATCACGGCCGACGCCGACACGCACCTGAAGAAGCGCGCCCTCTCGATGGGCGCCAAGGACTTCGTCAACAAGCCGTTCGACGCGACCGAGATCGTGCTGCGCATCCGCAACCTGCTCGAGGCGCGCTACCTCTATCTCGCGCTGCAGGCGCAGAACGAGGTGCTCGAGGCGCGTGTGCAGGAGCGCACGGAGGAACTCGAGCAAGCGCAGCTCGAAATCCTCAACCGCCTGTCGCGCGCCGCCGACTTCCGCGACGACGACACGATGCAGCACACCGAGCGGGTCGGCCGGCTGTCGGCCGCACTCGCGCGGGAACTGGGCATGGAGGAACAGGAGGTGGCACTGCTCCGCCTCGCCGCGCCGCTGCACGACCTCGGCAAGATCGCGGTGCCCGACAGCATCCTGCTCAAGGGCGGCGGGCTCAGCGACGACGAGTTCGGCGTCGTCAAGACGCACACGACGATCGGCGCCCGCCTGCTGTCGGGCAGCACGCATCCGCTGCTGCAGATGGCCGAGGAGATCGCGCGCACGCACCACGAGCAGTGGGACGGCTCGGGGTACCTGCAGGGGCTGCAGGGCGACGCGATCCCGCTCGTCAGCCGCATCGTCGCCGTCGCCGACGTGTTCGACGCGCTGACACACGCCCGCACGTACAAGAAGTCGTGGCCGCTGTCGGAAGTGCTCGAGGAACTGAACCGGCAGAAGGGGCGCCAGTTCGACCCCGCCGTGGTGGACGCGCTGTTGCGCATCGTCAACCGCGGCGAGGTGACCGTCGAGTAG